The DNA segment TGCAAAACCTTCCCGCACCCCCGCTGAGCTGCGCAGATGCGCGCGTCAATTCGCGTTCATCTCTCGCGGAATCGGCACTCAGCGCATCCGTTCCGGAAACAGAACACTCGAAGAATCCGCACCCCTGGCACCATCGCTTGGGCACCGTGTCCCTGCCGCCGGAAGATCGGGAGCGCCGCGCCGATTCCGCCGCTGGCGCCCGTGATGGCGGCGACTTTCGAGGTGTTCGACGACATGGGGGACACTCTCTTCGGTTAAAGTGGACACGTGTCCCCTTACCGCTTCGCCGTACCGGACTCACGTCCGCTTGGCCGGGGCGCCGGGTGGTGAAGCGTCGCAGCGATGCCGAGGAGAACCGGGCGCGAATCGTCGCGGTGGCACGCGAGCGTTTGGTCGCGTCCGACGACGTGAAGATGAATGAGATCGCCCGGGCGGCCGGCGTCGGCCAGGGCACGCTGTACCGCCACTTCCCCACCCGTGAGGCGTTGCTGGCGGAGGTCTACCGCGACGACGTCGACGCGCTCGTCGGCGCTGCGCCGGACCTGCTGGCGCAGCATCCGCCGATCGAGGCGATGACCCTCTGGTTCGGCAGGGTCGCGGAGTACGCCCGGGTGAAACGGGGGGTGTTCGCTGCCGCAACCGATACCGCGCAGCGGGAACTCGACGGCCACAGTGCGGGGCCGATCGACAAGGCCGTGACCGCGCTACTGCAGGCCGGACAGGCCGCCGGCCAGATCCGCCCGGACGTCGACGCCCGGGACATGATTCTGTTGATGGGTTTCCTGACCCGTCTCGACGATGCGGAATGGGACAGCCGAGCGCATCGCGTACTCGACGTGATCCTGGCGGGAGTGGAGGTGAGGGCTCGATGACCGACTGCGTGGGGGAACTCGCGGCCATGGGTATCGACGTGGACACCTCGACCCGGCGGCGGGCCGAGTACTCCTTCGACGCGTCCAACTACCGTCTCCCGCCGCTCGGGGTGATCTTCCCGCGGTCGGTCGACGAGGTGGTGCACACGGTCCGGGTGTGCGCCGCACACGGTGTGTCGGTGACGAGCCGAGGTGGCGGAACCTCGTTGGCAGGCAACGCGATCGGCCGGGGTCTGGTACTCGACTTCTCCCGGCACATGAATGCCGTGACGTCTGTCGACGAGTCGGCACGCACCGCGTGTGTAC comes from the Mycolicibacterium litorale genome and includes:
- a CDS encoding TetR/AcrR family transcriptional regulator, whose amino-acid sequence is MKRRSDAEENRARIVAVARERLVASDDVKMNEIARAAGVGQGTLYRHFPTREALLAEVYRDDVDALVGAAPDLLAQHPPIEAMTLWFGRVAEYARVKRGVFAAATDTAQRELDGHSAGPIDKAVTALLQAGQAAGQIRPDVDARDMILLMGFLTRLDDAEWDSRAHRVLDVILAGVEVRAR